The Herbiconiux sp. A18JL235 region CGGAGCTGCTCGCGGAGGTGTTCTCGTCGAGGCCCGAGGTGTTCGCCCACAACGTGGAGACGGTGCCGCGCATCTTCAAGCGCATCAGGCCGGCGTTCCGGTACGAGCGGTCGCTCGACGTCATCACGCAGGCGCGGGCGGCGGGGCTCATCACGAAGTCGAACCTCATCCTGGGCATGGGCGAGACGCGCGAGGAGGTGTCGCAGGCGCTCGCCGACCTGCACGGTGCCGGATGCGACATCATCACGGTCACCCAGTACCTGCGGCCGTCGCCGCGGCACCTGCCGGTGGCGTCGTGGGTGAAGCCGGAGGAGTTCGTCGAGATCAAGGAGGAGGCCGAGGAGATCGGGTTCCTCGGCGTGCTGGCGGGGCCGCTGGTGCGGTCGTCGTACCGGGCCGGGCGGCTCTGGGCGCAGTCGATGCGGCGGAAGGGCCGGGAGATCCCGCCGGCGCTCGCGGGGCTGGGGGCCGGGGCCGAGGCGGGGTTCGCGCAAGCCGTGTGAGGGTCGGCGCGGCCTGCGCGAGCGTGCGTGCGTGCGCTGGCGTCAGCGTCTGCGGCGGCGGTCGCCCGGGGTGCGCCAGAGGCCGGGGTAGCGCAGTCGTGCGACCACCACCGCGAGGGCGAAGAGCCCGCCGAACAGCAGCAGGCCGGCAGGGTTGCCGTTCACCGCGGTGAACACGAGCGGCACCACGGCGAAGACCGCGAGCAGCGCCACGCCCACCACGACGATCGCGACGACCAGCACGCGGGCGCTTCCGCCTCGGCCGGGATCGTCGCTCATGCCTCCATGTAACACCGCCGGCCCGCTCGGCGGTGCCTCGTGCACAGCTGCACCTCCGCGAGAGTTATCCACAGATCCTCCTCGGTGGCACCTGACGCACCTCGGAAGTCTGTAGCTTCTCCGATCAGTCGAACCGGTCGAGAGGAGATACATGCACCAGGTGCTGGCGATGATGGTGGCCACCCTGTGCGCCCTGGGGGCGGGTGGTGCGGGGGCCGGTAGCCCCGGCGATGCGCCGTGGCCGCCGGCGCCGGTCGACGATCCCGATCCGGTGGTGGTGGAGGTGCCGGCCGGGTGGCCGGAGGCGGAGAAGACCGAGGCGTGGCGATGGGTCACGGTGCAGGGCGACACCCGCGCCTGTGGGCTCCGGCACGGGCTCGACTACCGATACGACGCGCCCTGGCCCGAGGGCTCCCCGCCCGCGGAGTGGCAGCCGCTGTTCGAGGCGCCGACCTGGCCGGCCCCGGTTCCCTCGCTCGTCACGGCCTGCTTCACCCGGGCGCTCGACCTCTCCGGCCGCCCGCCCGACCGGCGCGGCCTCGTGAAGGCTCTGGCGACATGAGTGCCCGTGGTGCAGGGTGGGTGGCACGCGCCCACCGCCTCGCAGGTGCACACGCGCCCGCGCGGCGACGCGCACACGCGCCCGCGCGGCGGCGCCCGCACGCGTCCACGCGCACCTGCGCCGAGACGACCCTGACGACACTGACGACACTGACGACCCCGACGACAACGACCACGACGACCACGACAAAGGAGCGACGATGCAGCAGCGGGCAGACTTCCTCACCGTGTCCACCTCCGATCTCGATGCGGCACGCGCCTTCTACCGCGACGGGCTCGGCTGGCAGCCGCTGCTCGACGTGCCGGGCGAGATCCTGTTCTTCCAGATCGGCCACGGCCTCGTGCTCGGCCTGTTCGACGCGCACGCCTTCGACCGCGATCTCGAGGGCGACCCGACCGCACCCGAGAACGCCGCTCCGGTGCCGAACGCACCGGCGGCCCCTGCCGGCTTCACTCTCTCGCACAACGTCTCCTCTCCCGAGGAGGTCGACCAGGTCGTCGAGCGGATGCGCGCGGCCGGCGGCACCGTGCGCAAACCCCCGCAGACCGCCGCGTTCGGAGGTCGCCATGGGCACGTGCTCGATCCCAACGGTGTGCTGTGGGAGATCGCCCACAACCCCGGCTGGAGCGTCGACCCCGACGGCACGGTGCGGCTCGAGGCCGTGGAGTCCGCGGAGTAGAGCCGGGTTCGGCCCCAGGCCGACGTGCCGTGCGCATCCGTTCATCACCCGCGCTCACGCCCGGTCGCTCGGGTAGGCTCACCGTGTCATGCGCCGCACCGAGATCTCACCGCGACCGAACTGGCGCGAACGCTGCGACGCCGTCGGGTTCACCTTCTACGACCTCGAGTCGGAGGGCGGGCGACCGTATTGGAGCGAAGCCGCCGCCTACGTGTTCGAGCCGCCCGAGATCGAGCTGCTCGAGCAGGCGACGACCGAGCTGTTCGCCCGCTGCATGGACGCCGTGGAGTTCGTCGTCCGCCAGGGCCGCTTCGACGAGTTCGGCATCCCCCCGCAGTTCCACGCTCTCGTGCGCGATTCGTGGGACGACGACGACCCCACCGTCTACGGCCGCTTCGACCTCGCCTACCACGACGGCCGCGCCCGGCCGGGCGACGCCCACCGCGCATCCGCCCCCACCGTCACCCTGCTGGAGTTCAACGCCGACACCCCCACCTCCCTCGTCGAGACCGCCGCCGCGCAGTGGCAGTGGCTCGAGGAGCAGAAGTCCCGGGGTGTGCTCCCCGAAGGCGCCGACCAGTTCAACGCCGTGCACGAGCTGCTCGTCGAGCAGTGGGAGCACATCCGCTCGGCCCGTTGGGGAGTCGCGCCCGGCACCCGTCTGCACCTGGCCTCCCTGCGAGACACCGGCGACGGCGAGCTCATCGTCGAAGACTTCGACACCGTCGCGTACATGGCCGAGACGGCGAAGGCCGCGGGCTTCGACCCGAAGCTCGTCTTCATGGAAGACCTCGCGTTCAGCATCGACCGCGGCGTCTTCCTCGACGCCGACGACGAAGAGGTGCACCGCATCTTCAAGCTGTACCCGTGGGAGTGGATGATCACCGAGCAGTTCGGAGCCTTCCTCCCCAACAGCCGCTTCGTCACGCGGTGGGTCGAACCGCCGTGGAAGCTCCTGCTCAGCAACAAGCAGCTGCTCGTGGTGCTCTGGGAGCTGTTCCCCGGGCATCCGAACCTCCTCCCGGCGTTCGCGTCACCGGATGCGCTGCCCGATCGACGAGCGGGCTACGTCGCCAAACCCCGCCTAGGCCGCGAGGGCGCGAACGTGCGTGTGATCGACGGTTCGGGCTCCGTCGTGGCGGAGAACGACGGCGGCTACGGCGAGGAGGGCTTCGTGTTCCAGGAACGCGCGCGCTTCACTCCGATCGACGGCAAGACCGCCGTGGTCGGCAGCTGGGTGGTCGGCGAGACCCCGGCCGGCGTCGACCTGCGCGAGACCGGCGGCCCCATCACGGGCGACCTCGCCGAGTTCGTGCCCCACCTCATCCTCCCGGCGGGAACGGAGACGATCTGATGGCAGCTCGTACCGGCAGACTCGAGCTGAGCGGCATCGGCGCGGCCCACCGCGCCCGAGCGCGTGCCGGGGGCGTCGGCCTCTCGCCCGCCGCGACGCGCGGAGTCGCCGTCGCCTCCATCGCCGGCGCGGTGCTCGCCCTCTCGGGGTGCACCCCGACCGAGGAGGGGATCGTGCTGGAAGGCGCCGACGGCCAGAAGTACGTGGTTCCCGACAGCGCCGAACGCCCGATGTACGACTCGAAGGAGGCCTGCATCGCCGATGTCACCGAGCAGATCGCCATCCTCGAGCGGCAGGGCGAGCAGATCGTCGACACACCGGAAGAGCTCTGCGAGCCCTCGAGCAACTACCCGAACGCGCACTACGGCCACGCCTGGCTCGGCCCCATCCTGTTCGCGGGGTCGCGCTGGGCCTCGCCGAACGTGGCCGGCTGGTCGAACGTGGCGTCGGGTGGGTTCGCGGCCCCCGGCTCGAAGCTGCAGAGCGACGTCGTGTCGCCCGCGCCCGCGGGTGCGCAGACCGGGGAGCGCGCGCCGCTGAAGAGCGGCTTCGGCTCGTCGGGCAAGTCGGGCTTCGGCTCCACCGTGGGCGGCTGAGCGGATGCGCGGGCCCGCCACGATGTCGGTGGTGACCGCCAGGATGGGTGCATGAGCGACGCCGACCGAGACGCCTTCGACCCCCACGACGGCACCTGCGGCTGGGCCAACGGCAGCCCGGCCATGCGCCGCTACCACGACGCGGAGTGGGGGGTGCCGAGTCGCGACGACCGCCATCTGTTCGAGATGCTGCTGCTCGAGGGGGCGCAGGCGGGCCTGTCGTGGGCGACGATCCTCGGTCGCCGTTCCGGCTACGCCGCCGCGTTCCACGACTTCGACGTCGATGCGGTGGCGACGATGGGCGACGACGAGCTAGAGCACCTCATGGCCGAGCCGGGAATCATCCGCAACCGCCTCAAGATCTTCGGCGCGCGCAAGAACGCGCTGGCCTTCCAACGGGTGCAGCAGGAGTTCGGCTCCTTCGCCGCCTACCTGTGGGGGTGGGCGCCGGGTGGTGAGCCGATCGTCGGCCATCCACGCGGCCTCGGCGACCTGCCGGCCACCACCGAGCTCTCCGACCGGCTGAGCAAAGACCTCAAGAAGCGCGGCTTCACCTTCGTCGGGTCGACGATCGTCTACGCGTACCTCCAGTCGACCGGGGTGGTCGACGACCATGTCGACACCTGCCCTCGCAAGGGAGTCGGGCGATGACAAGCGCATCCGCCCGATTGTCAGACAAACGCGCACGCCTCGCTGCCGGCGGGCACCTCGACGGATAGGCTCGGGTCATGGCTTCCAGCGACTTCTCCGTGCCCCAGCAGCGCAAGCTCGTCACCGAGCTCCCCGGCCCCCGCTCGCGGGAACTCCACGCCCGGCGGCGTGCGGCGGTCTCGCGCGGAGCCGGTACCCTCGCCGACATCTACATGGACCACGGGTCGGGCGCCATCCTCGTCGACGTCGACGGCAACCAGATCATCGACCTCGGCTGCGGCATCGGCGTCACCACCATCGGCCACGCGCATCCTGAGATCGCGGCGGCCGCCGCCGCTCAGGCCGACAAGCTCACCCACACCCTCTTCACCGTCACGCCGTACGAGAACTACGTGAAGGTCGCCGAGAAGCTCGCCGAGATCACGCCGGGCGACTTCGAGAAGCGGTCGATCCTCGTGAACTCGGGTGCGGAGGCAGTCGAGAACGCCGTGAAGATCGCCCGCAAGTACACCGGCCGCCGCGTCATCGCCGCGCTCGACCACGCGTTCCACGGCCGCACCAACCTCACCATGGCGATGACCTACCGCCCCTGGCCCGAGCGCGCGGGCATGGGCCCGATGCCGGGCGACATCTTCAGCGTGCCGATCAGCTACCCCTTCCGCGACCCCGAGGGCATGACGGGTGAGGAGGCCGCCGAGCGCACCATCGACTACATCGTCACTCACATCGGCGCCACCGAGCTCGCCGCGCTCTTCGTCGAGCCGATCCAGGGCGACGGCGGCATCATCATCCCGGCACCGGGCTACTTCAAGCGGCTCAGCGAGTTCTGCACCGAGAACGGCATCGTGTTCGTCGCCGACGAGATCCAGGCCGGCATCGCCCGCACGGGTGCCTGGTACTCCATCGAGCACCACGGGGTCGTGCCCGACCTGGTCACCAGCGCGAAGGGCATCGCGGGCGGCTTCCCGCTCGCCGCGGTCACCGGCCGGGCCGAGATCATGGATTCTGTGCAGCCCGGCGGCGTCGGCGGCACCTTCGGCGGCAATCCCGTCTCCACCGCCGCCGCGCTCGCCGTGTTCGACCTGGTCGAGCGTGAGAACCTCATCGGCGAGGCGCAGCGCGTCGAGAAGGCGTTCTTCGACCGCATCGGCGACTGGCCCTCGCGCTTCCCCATCGTGGGCGAGGTTCGCGGCAAGGGCGCGATGATCGGTGTCGAGCTGGTGCTGCCCGGCACGAAGAAGCCGAACCCCGAGGCGCTGAAGGCCGTCATCCAGTACGCCGCCTCGCAGGGGGTCATCGTGCTCGACGCGGGCAGCTGGGACAGCGTGCTCCGCTTCCTGCCCTCCGTCGTCATCAGCGAGGAGCTCATCGACGACGCCGCCACCGTCATCGAACAGAAGCTCACCGAGCTCTCCGCCTGACGGGAGGCCCGTCTGCTCACCCATCCCCGGGTTCTCACGCACAAAGTCCGTGAAGAACGACGTTTACACGGACTTTGTCCGTGAGAAACGCGGGATGGCGGGGTCGGGGCGGCCGGGGCCGCCCCGACCGCCTCAGGCGATCGCGGTGAAGCGGGCGCGGTGGTGGGCGGGGCTCTCGATCTCGTCGACGATGGCGAGGGCCAGGTCAGCGGCCGAGATGGTCGACGCCCCCGACTCGTCGCGCAGCAGCACGTCGCCGCCGAGGGTGTAGCTGCCCTTCGTGTCGGTGCCGAGCCACGACCCGAAGTCGGCCGGGGGGCTCACGTAGAACCAGTCGAGCGACTCGGGGCTCGAACCCAGCAGCTCGAGGGCGTTGAGGCCGGTCTCGATCTCGGGCTTCACCTCGGCGGGGAGTTCCTCGTGGGTGACGTCCCAGAGCCGCGGCCCGCCGGGCTCGACCTGCAACGAAGATGCTCCACCGACGTACCCGAGACGCGTCGGCGTGCCCGCCAGGCGTTCCACGAGCTCCGACACGATCGGCTCGAGCTTGCCCGCCATGTCGCCCCGCGGCGACAGCGCGATCACGACGGCGTCGCGACCCTCGACGACCCGGTCGAGCACCGCGGAGTCGAGCGCCGACCCCTCGACGTAATCGACCCCGTCGACGGGCTGCTCGGCGGCCGTGCGGCTCACCGCGGTCACCTCGTGCCCGCGCTTCTTCGCCTCGGCGACGATAGCCGCTCCCGCGTAGCCCGTACCGCCCAAGACCGTGATGCGTGCCATTGCCGTTCCTTCTCTCGTCGTGACTCCGCCACCCTACGGCTCGCGCCGCCCGGGCGTAAGTACGCACTTCCCGGTAAGCCCACCCCGGCGACCTGCCGTCACGCGCGGACTCCGGATGCGCATCCGCACCCCGATGGTCCCGGAGGGGGAGCGGCGTCAGCCGCCCGCGCCGGCGGCAGGTGTCGGGGTGGGCGCGGCGGGCGCCGGGGGCGCGGGGTCGACCGGCTCCGGGTCGGGCGCGGGCTCCGGGTCGGGGGCAGTCGTGGGCGCGGGGGCCGGCGCGGGAGCCGGTGCGGGAACGGGCGCCGGGGTGGCGGTCACCGACGGGATGGGGTCGGGCGCGTCGGAGTCGTCGGAGCTGTCGAACCGTGAGCTCGAGCCGTCGACAAGGGCCTCGTCGGGCTCGGGGAACTCGCCGCCCCCGCGCAGATCGTCGTTCGCCGTCATCACGGCCCGCCAGATGCGGTGGCGCACGGAGGAGCCCGTCCAGTCGTTCGGATAGACCTCGGTCATCGACACGTTGCCACTGACGTTGCCCACCCAGACTGCCGTGGCGGCGGCGGTGGAGGCGCCGACCATCCACGTGTCCTTCTCGTTGTCGGTGGTGCCGGTCTTGCCGATGTGGGTGATGCCGTCGTAGGGGTTGGAGGCGGTGGCCGTGCCGCTCTCGATGGGCCCGAGCATGGCATAGGCCACGGTGGAGGCGATGGTCGGGTCCCAGGCCTGGTGGCAGTCGGCGTTCGGCGTCGCGATCTCCTGACCGGAGGGATCGACGATGCGGTCGATGGCGACAGGGGCGCAGTAGACGCCGTTCGCGGCGATGCCCGCGTACGCGGCGGCCATGGTCACCGGCGCGATCTCGTTGGTGCCGAGCACCGACGAGGGCTGCGAGTCGAGCTCGTTCCCGTCGGCGCGATGCACGCCGAGCTCCTCGGCAGTCTTCTTGATGTTGCACAGGTCGAGCTGCTGCGACATGGCCACGAAGGCGTTGTTCACCGAGTTGGTGAGGGCGCTCTGCACCGACATCGTGCCGGGGCGCGAGCTGCCGTCGTTGGCGGGCTCCCAGCTGCCGCTGACCGGCTGACAGCTGTTAGGGATGGTCGCCATGTCCCACGTGGTCTCGTTGCCGCTCACCCGGTCGGAGAGGGTGTGGCCCTGCTTCAGCCACTCCGCCAGCGCGAACACCTTGTAGGTCGAGCCGACCTGGAACCCCGAGGAGCCGCCGTAGTCGATGTCGGTGTTGTAGTTCACCGCGGTGGCCCCCGGCACCTGCGTGTCGGGGTCGTCGTCGAAGGTGGTGTTCTGCGCCATCGCCAGGATGCGCCCGGTGCCGGGCTCGACGGTCACGATCGTGGAACCCAGGTCGGCGCCGGCGTAGGTGGCGGGGATGTACTCGGTCATCGTCTCGTGGGCGTTGGCCTGCAGCTGCGTGTCGAGGGTGGTGTAGATCTCGTACCCGCCCTGCTTGAAGTGCTGCCAGCGCTCGTCGGCGGTGTCGCCGAAGGTGGGGTCGTTCTTGACGATCCAGGTGACGTAGTCGCAGAAGTACGCCGCGCCGTCGGCCGCCGCCTGGCAGCCGGTGGTGGGCTGCGTGATGTTCGGTGTGACGGGGGTGGCGACCGCCTCGTCGTACTGCTGCTGCGTGATGGCCTTCTGCTTGAGCATCGACGCGAGCACGTCTTCGTCGCGCCGCGCCTTGTTGGCCTCGATGTTCTCGGGCTCGTCGATGCGCAGCCCGTTCGGCTCGTTCACGGTCGCGGCGAGGGTCGCCGCCTGGGGCAGCGTGAGGTCGGCGGCGCTCACGCCGAAGTAGTACTGCGCGGCGGCCTCGATGCCGTAGACGGAGCCGCCGAAGTTCGCGATGTTGAGGTAGCCGAGCAGGATGTCGTCTTTCGAGTACTGCTTCTCGAGCGCGATGGCTAGGCGCATCTCGCTCATCTTGCGGTCGAGCGACTCGGTGGTGGCGGCTTCGTAGGCGGCGTCGCGTTCGGCTTTCGTGTCCATCATCTCGGCCTGCTGCACGAGGATGTTGCGCACGTACTGCATCGTGACCGTCGACGCTCCGCTCGAGACGCCGCCGGATGCCACGTTGCCGACGGCCGCCCGCAGGGTGGAGGCCACGTCGACGCCCGAATGCTCGTAGAAACGCGGGTCTTCGGTGGAGACGACGGCATCCTTCACGAATTGCGACACCTGGTCCCAGCCCACCTCCTGACGGTTCTGGTCGAACACGGTGGCGAGCAGGGTGTTCGAGCCGTCACTGTTGGTGGCGTAGATCTCCGACTTCTGAGCGAGCTCGCCGGGCCGGATGGAATCGGGCAGCGTGTCGAGGGCGGTCGCGGTGCGCGAGGCGTAGACGCCGGTGACCGCCATGGCGGGCACGGCGAGCACGGTGACGAGCAGGGCGGCGGCGATGCTCAGAGCCAGCATCATGCCGAGGGGGCGCTTCGTGCCGTCGATCAGGCGCTGGAAGGCGCTGACGACGCGGAGGGGACTTTCGGGCATATCGGCCAGGGTACGGCGCGTGATGGTGAAGACGCTGAAAAGGGCCCGTCCGCGCGCTGGGCGCGTGTGCCTATGCTGGCGGCATGACGACCACCATCGATCTTCTCGAAGATGCCTTCACGCGCATCCGCGACACCGTCCGACGTGCTGCCGGAGAACTCACCGATGTGCAGCTCACCGCCCGGGTGGCACCTGAGGCGAACACCATCGCGTGGTTGGTCTGGCACCTCACCCGCGTGCAGGACGACCACGTCGCCGAGCTCGCCGGAACGCCGCAGCAGTGGGAGTCGGGTGGGTGGCGCGAGCGCTTCGCGCTGCC contains the following coding sequences:
- a CDS encoding VOC family protein, which codes for MQQRADFLTVSTSDLDAARAFYRDGLGWQPLLDVPGEILFFQIGHGLVLGLFDAHAFDRDLEGDPTAPENAAPVPNAPAAPAGFTLSHNVSSPEEVDQVVERMRAAGGTVRKPPQTAAFGGRHGHVLDPNGVLWEIAHNPGWSVDPDGTVRLEAVESAE
- a CDS encoding transglycosylase domain-containing protein, encoding MPESPLRVVSAFQRLIDGTKRPLGMMLALSIAAALLVTVLAVPAMAVTGVYASRTATALDTLPDSIRPGELAQKSEIYATNSDGSNTLLATVFDQNRQEVGWDQVSQFVKDAVVSTEDPRFYEHSGVDVASTLRAAVGNVASGGVSSGASTVTMQYVRNILVQQAEMMDTKAERDAAYEAATTESLDRKMSEMRLAIALEKQYSKDDILLGYLNIANFGGSVYGIEAAAQYYFGVSAADLTLPQAATLAATVNEPNGLRIDEPENIEANKARRDEDVLASMLKQKAITQQQYDEAVATPVTPNITQPTTGCQAAADGAAYFCDYVTWIVKNDPTFGDTADERWQHFKQGGYEIYTTLDTQLQANAHETMTEYIPATYAGADLGSTIVTVEPGTGRILAMAQNTTFDDDPDTQVPGATAVNYNTDIDYGGSSGFQVGSTYKVFALAEWLKQGHTLSDRVSGNETTWDMATIPNSCQPVSGSWEPANDGSSRPGTMSVQSALTNSVNNAFVAMSQQLDLCNIKKTAEELGVHRADGNELDSQPSSVLGTNEIAPVTMAAAYAGIAANGVYCAPVAIDRIVDPSGQEIATPNADCHQAWDPTIASTVAYAMLGPIESGTATASNPYDGITHIGKTGTTDNEKDTWMVGASTAAATAVWVGNVSGNVSMTEVYPNDWTGSSVRHRIWRAVMTANDDLRGGGEFPEPDEALVDGSSSRFDSSDDSDAPDPIPSVTATPAPVPAPAPAPAPAPTTAPDPEPAPDPEPVDPAPPAPAAPTPTPAAGAGG
- the lipA gene encoding lipoyl synthase; protein product: MLRLEVRNAETPIEKKPEWIKTKARFGPEYQHLQSLVKTQELHTVCQEAGCPNIFECWEGKEATFLIGGSQCTRRCDFCQIDTGRPADYDRDEPRRVAESVRAMGLRYATVTGVARDDLPDEGAWLHAETVRRIHELNPGTGVEILATDFSGDPELLAEVFSSRPEVFAHNVETVPRIFKRIRPAFRYERSLDVITQARAAGLITKSNLILGMGETREEVSQALADLHGAGCDIITVTQYLRPSPRHLPVASWVKPEEFVEIKEEAEEIGFLGVLAGPLVRSSYRAGRLWAQSMRRKGREIPPALAGLGAGAEAGFAQAV
- a CDS encoding DNA-3-methyladenine glycosylase I → MSDADRDAFDPHDGTCGWANGSPAMRRYHDAEWGVPSRDDRHLFEMLLLEGAQAGLSWATILGRRSGYAAAFHDFDVDAVATMGDDELEHLMAEPGIIRNRLKIFGARKNALAFQRVQQEFGSFAAYLWGWAPGGEPIVGHPRGLGDLPATTELSDRLSKDLKKRGFTFVGSTIVYAYLQSTGVVDDHVDTCPRKGVGR
- a CDS encoding NAD(P)-dependent oxidoreductase codes for the protein MARITVLGGTGYAGAAIVAEAKKRGHEVTAVSRTAAEQPVDGVDYVEGSALDSAVLDRVVEGRDAVVIALSPRGDMAGKLEPIVSELVERLAGTPTRLGYVGGASSLQVEPGGPRLWDVTHEELPAEVKPEIETGLNALELLGSSPESLDWFYVSPPADFGSWLGTDTKGSYTLGGDVLLRDESGASTISAADLALAIVDEIESPAHHRARFTAIA
- a CDS encoding aminotransferase class III-fold pyridoxal phosphate-dependent enzyme, giving the protein MASSDFSVPQQRKLVTELPGPRSRELHARRRAAVSRGAGTLADIYMDHGSGAILVDVDGNQIIDLGCGIGVTTIGHAHPEIAAAAAAQADKLTHTLFTVTPYENYVKVAEKLAEITPGDFEKRSILVNSGAEAVENAVKIARKYTGRRVIAALDHAFHGRTNLTMAMTYRPWPERAGMGPMPGDIFSVPISYPFRDPEGMTGEEAAERTIDYIVTHIGATELAALFVEPIQGDGGIIIPAPGYFKRLSEFCTENGIVFVADEIQAGIARTGAWYSIEHHGVVPDLVTSAKGIAGGFPLAAVTGRAEIMDSVQPGGVGGTFGGNPVSTAAALAVFDLVERENLIGEAQRVEKAFFDRIGDWPSRFPIVGEVRGKGAMIGVELVLPGTKKPNPEALKAVIQYAASQGVIVLDAGSWDSVLRFLPSVVISEELIDDAATVIEQKLTELSA
- a CDS encoding glutathionylspermidine synthase family protein — translated: MRRTEISPRPNWRERCDAVGFTFYDLESEGGRPYWSEAAAYVFEPPEIELLEQATTELFARCMDAVEFVVRQGRFDEFGIPPQFHALVRDSWDDDDPTVYGRFDLAYHDGRARPGDAHRASAPTVTLLEFNADTPTSLVETAAAQWQWLEEQKSRGVLPEGADQFNAVHELLVEQWEHIRSARWGVAPGTRLHLASLRDTGDGELIVEDFDTVAYMAETAKAAGFDPKLVFMEDLAFSIDRGVFLDADDEEVHRIFKLYPWEWMITEQFGAFLPNSRFVTRWVEPPWKLLLSNKQLLVVLWELFPGHPNLLPAFASPDALPDRRAGYVAKPRLGREGANVRVIDGSGSVVAENDGGYGEEGFVFQERARFTPIDGKTAVVGSWVVGETPAGVDLRETGGPITGDLAEFVPHLILPAGTETI